In Silene latifolia isolate original U9 population chromosome 6, ASM4854445v1, whole genome shotgun sequence, the genomic window TAATGGGTTGGTCCATGCCGTGGTTGGACCACCACGGTCCGAGTGCTGTAGCCTACTTGACGGGCTTGTAGGCGTTGATGCAGCATTATGCCTTTGCACAAGACTTAAGGCAGATGTATTAGGCCTTGTCCACCTTGACCTTCCTATCTCCGTGAAATTGTTGGTTAACTTCTGTCGTAAGGCTGGCGTTCCCTCTAATTATCAATGCCCTAACTACTAAAAATTAACTACATCTTGCAAAATAATTCGATGAATATGTTATTTATTCATGATGTTGGGCAATTTCTTTTCTTAAAAgtgtttttatttcatttaatatGTACTATTGATTATGTAAGATTGTAAGTCACAAATTTGAGTGTATGTTTATTGGTTTAATGGTAACctatttgaaatttaattattttattaatgttCTCAAATGAGTTGATatccattttcatttcattttaataTGTTGATCGATTTTATAAACATATATGACATTTCAATGGATGCTTATTAAGTCTTTTTATATTAAGTATGAAAAACTTCATGAGTTAAACTCACTAATATTCATAACCAACATTAATATTATAAATGTATAACTAAGTATTAAAATTACAGGAATTTCGATGATTTGAAGTAAAAATGAGATCGATAAAAGAAAAATGGgagaattaaaactaaaaatataCTACCTCTATCCCGATAAGTAGTTATTAATTTGTAAGGGGCTGGAAATTTTGAAACAAAGATAACTATTGATCCGAACGGAAGAAATAATTATGATTCTTTTGCAAaaatgttaatgaatgagtcagTGAGTGATGGGTCTCAGTTCGCCATCGCGATATTGaatttttgcaatacaaaacatgATCGAAATAAAAGGAGCAATTTAGAAAATAACTAAAAAGTAGAAATTGAACAATTACCAAGAATTAGAGGAATCAAATGCATACAACGTCAATCACAAGGCCAAATACAAATGGTAGATCTCTAAATCAAACGAAACGGTACATGGACTCATCAGTAGCAAGCTGCTACTAGATACACACTACGGAGTAATAAAACATGGAAGCGGCACTCACACTTTCTTCTCTTCTAAAAGAGAAAATAATAACTTAAAGTTTTTAACATCTTAAGCTAATAATTAGGAAGGGCAAATGAAACCAGGTGGAGGAGTCATTCCACATTGAACTAAAACGCTAAGAGCCAAGGGAATGTAGATGTTCAAATTTAGAAGTTTAATCCTAATCGCGGTGCATAGACATAATGCCGCTTCAAGCTCTAGCAAACCTTGCAACACCGGGCAACACACATTTTCTGTTGGGTCACCTATCCCAATGTGGATCAACCCTCCTAAAACGTCCACACATAGCCCTAACTTTAATGCATTTATAGGGCATTTCCCCATACCACCCCCGCCTCCTCCTGTCCCCGGCCCCCCCATGGCATACACAGTACCCAGTGTGTACCAGCGCGCTACCGAGCACCAGGTGCTCCCGGAGTACAAGGAGGAGTAACAATTACTGGTGGAGGAACAATAATTGGAGGCGCAATCCCAATAGGGGGTCCACCATAGCCACCTCCTCCTTTTATGGGTGGGGTATAACCACCCCTACTAGGAGCCCCAGGGCTCCCTGGTGCCCCTGGCGCACCAGGCGCTCCTGGAGTACAAGGAGGAGTAACAATTACCGGTGGAGGAACAATAATTGGAGGCGCAATC contains:
- the LOC141588783 gene encoding uncharacterized protein LOC141588783, with translation MAKFAKLIATLFIYMLCMLISLPPIYACGYCDKPRPPAPCGHSHPSPHPPCSSPHHAKRAPHQRAKGPPPSHLGGRHPPPSGRSGGGGGPPIAIMPPVIVPPPVIVTPPCSPGVPGAPGAPGTPGAPGAPGTPGAPSRSGYTPPIKGGGGYGGTPIGIAPPIIVPPPVIVTPPCTPGAPGAPGAPGSPGAPSRGGYTPPIKGGGGYGGPPIGIAPPIIVPPPVIVTPPCTPGAPGARPGTGGGGGGMGKCPINALKLGLCVDVLGGLIHIGIGDPTENVCCPVLQGLLELEAALCLCTAIRIKLLNLNIYIPLALSVLVQCGMTPPPGFICPS